The DNA region aacaaacccaCGTTGATCAAAGCGCTGTACAGATCAGAGCAGATAACTTAGGTCATAATTTTACAACTACTAGGTATCGAACTAACTTAATTACTTTTGAGCCCGAAATGTGTCCACAGCATCGAGAATCTAAAAGTATTCAAATCAAATACACTTCTCTCAAGGTCCACTTCAGCTTTCAGCTGCGTCTTCCTCAACACAGGCGAAAAGCAAATTCCATCCGCAGTGGAAGACggtgagatgcagttgaaagctctggaaaagtGGACTTTGGCTGATGCCGCAACTCATCAAACAACCTGaaagaatttatttaaatttcagtcAATCACACTCCTCCATTCATGACTTTGCTTTGCTGCTGTTGAGTTATATGAATGATCttgaaaacaacacaacaataaGCTCCCTGTCTGCCACATTCCTGCAGAGTATTTATCAGCATCACGTCACCTCTGTTCAGaagagtacatttactcaagtggtTTCCCAGGCCGACCTCAGGAAGGCTCTCCGGCGCTTCACACTGATAAAAGTCGACTCGTCTTTATTTAGAAACAAAGTCGGAGTTACAGAACAACACGGGACAAACATGtttcagaagtgtgtgtgtggagtttttCACCTGTTTGTTAACTTATATAATCTTATCTGATACCTGTTCAGGTTCACCGATAAAACGAAGGCTACGGGCCAATCACTCCTGTCAGAGGTAAAAACATCTGCGTCTTTTACCTTTTCAAGCCTGAATGTGTTTGCTGCTGCCACAGAGGTGTCTGATATATCTGTAAATGCTGGTTTGTCCAGGTTTAAGTCCGTCACACAAGAAATCATGtctcattcatttaaatgaagaaaGACGCGAAATGCATTTGATTCCTTTTGTGAGCAGATCtgactgaactttgacctgcagCCAGTTTGAGAGAGTGAAATCAATATTATCTGTCATCGACTCAAGGCTGTTGTATTGGTCATGTGAGGGTTAAAATGTTGTGCATTGGCAATATAACACTATATCCAGTTTCCCACTTATAATTACAACTTTGATATTGACATGAACTCACTTCAGTAATTACTTTAACTCCACTATGACGCAAATGCAGCATTAGACGAgttgaatgctaatgttagctcaaGGCACAGCTGAGCCTAAgtacagcatgttagcatggtaacaacAGTTCCAGTTAGCACGTTAACAGCTGTTGGGCGTTTACGTCCCGACGCTTAGCATGTAACATTTACCTCAtcaaacaaagttctgctaccTGACTTTACAAAGTATCAGGTCTGGGATCCAGCTGGGACCCTCATGTTGTGATGAATTGTTGAGCTAACAGTCagtaataaattaaataaagcacAAATATAGCTTTTGGGTCTTGAGTTGGATTCAGGTCTGAAATTATGCGGTACCAGTCGGGTTCAGTCTGGTCTTAAAGAAATGGGTACAGGACAGGTTTGGGTCTCGGTTTTAGGCCTGTGCAGAACTCTACTTTAGCATGCATGCAgatagcatgttagcattttaacatttcgTGTGTTAGCATGTTGGAATTAAAGTACAGTTGGGGCTGACATGAGTTTGATCGTAGGTTTTAGAGTTTTCCTGACATGAACTGAAGTGTTGGATGATTTTTTACCTGTAGTTGTCACTCCCTAGTCTCTTCCAGATCAGGTATATGCTGGTGTCCCACATGCTAacctcctgtctgtgtctccctcAGCCTCgacctgtctctcctctctcctgacTCCTCGTACGTCTGCTACTCGTCGGTGGAAGGCGGTGATCCGTGCTCCTGCCGCCGCTCGCCGCGCCTCCTCACCAACGGATACTACAGCGTCACCGAGGACAGCTTCATCTGGGACGACCACGGCAACGTGTCACTGACTCCCTGCAAAACCAACGTGTCCTACAAGGAGAATCTGGTCAAGTGAGTGcagtttttaatataaatttacAATACAGTACTGATAATATACTTTATTTGTACAgtggggggagagggaagcacaattcaaattccacctagaattttaaaataataatgtaatggtagtggtaatattaataaagtaataataataggaatgatagtgataggaataataatgacaataatagtaataataataataataacaattgtagtagcagttgtcgagcaggaacacgggggcagcaggtggcccacaaccatagatccagactctgcagctccggaggcagaagagagaggagagacacaagaaagcacaaaaccacGGGAGAGActagatgtcgagttagtaacatgcattaatgggataaaaatgcatacagatggagaggaaagaggtgcatcatgggaagtctcccggcagtctaggcctacagcagcataactaagggatggttcaggactcacccagccagccctaactataagctttatcaaagaagaaagtcttaagcctactcttaaatgtggagatggtgtctgcctcccgaacccaaactgggacttgattccacagaagaggagcttgataactgaaggctctggctcccagagCCtcctctaggaaccacaagtaaccttgcatcctgggagcacagtgttctagtcgggtaataaggtattatgagctctttaagatagaagctaatattggagaaatatgatctcttttcctagttcttgtcagtacatgtgccgcggCATTCTGGATCAAGTAAAGAgtcttattcgggcagcctgataataaggaattgcaatagtccagtctAGAAGTTACAAAGCATGCAATAGTTTTTCGGGCATCATTTTgcgacaggatgtgcctgatttttgcaatgttgcataggtgaaagaaggctgtccttgaagtttgtttcatgtgggagttaaaggataaatcctgattaaagataactctgaggttccttagaGTTCCTAGAGTAACTAGGATagttagataatgtgtctcagaggtgttttgGGCCAAGTACAGTTGGCCCCcctaacttcagttttgtcaaagtttaacatcagaaaattgcaggtcatccaggtttttatgtccttaaggcatgcttgaagtttagctaactggttagtttcatctagCTTGcccgatagatataattgggtatcatctgcataacaatgaaagtttatggagtgcttcctaataatattgcctagaggaagcgtatataaggtgaatagaatcggtccaaacACAGAACcctgtggaactctgtgactaactttggcgtgcacggaggactcaccgttaacaagtacaaactgagatcgatttaacccagcttagtgcggttccctggaccaggtagttaaaatataaaatataaaacatttttttactaaTAACAATCTTAAAAAGAGAAGCTGCATTAGCTTAACCCTTAAAATCAAATGTAATCTGGAGAGTTGACACAAAAAGCATTGGACAAAGTCAGCACAGTTTATGTCTGTTGTTGTAATTGGACTGAAACCATGGAAACTAAAAGGAAGAAGTCAGATGTATCTTCTACTCAATAACTTCTAAATCAAACattgttgtttatctgtccaGCAATTTGTTGGCCCGGAAGACGCTGCTCTCAAACTGAGACTGGCCACGAGAggttatggaaaacaacaaactgcattaagatggtgtagtcccttaAGTCCCTTAAACTACAGCTGTAGCTGTAGCTTAAATTAAAGgttgattatttttaatcaatcaGAGCTTTGTTGAAGGGATTAAGAGGATGTTAATGATCATGTGCCAGAGtcacaaaaatgtttgaatGACCATATTTCTTGAGTCGGTTGACATGACAAACGCTGAGTTAAGTGCTCCTACAGAATTTAATGGAAAACAATGAGTCTTTGAAAAGTTTTCAGTGTGCGACAATATTACATCTTCCACTTAGTTCAGAGTTAACTTTCAAAAATTAAGTGAACATAAGATGTTGACTAAGGAATCTTGATTCGTGACATCAGACAAACAGAAGTCAGACTTTAAGTTGAAGTTAAGGATATCATAAGCTACTTTCTTGGAAAACTCTCCTGGTTTTATTCTGTTAATTAATCTCACTTCCAATAAAAGAGCCATTATAtcagcctgaaacacacacacacacacacacacacaccctcttcTTCAAACACCTCTCTTTATAGCGAGGAGGTCATtctcagcagccaatcagagcgaGCTGTTCAGCACGTTTAAAAGCTGTTAAATTCTTCACGTCTGACATCTGCTGTGTTCAGGAGCCAGTGTGACGTCATCCGTCACAGTTGCTAGGAGACCCTCGTGTTATTGAAACCTTCATCATCAGCAagagtttctttgttctgttgcATGAACTGATGAACCACGAAATGTTTTTACCTGCAAGTTTACTGTCTGtattaaacactgaatataatatatatataatatataataatatattaataatttattatattatatttatactgtAGAACTTTTCGCTTCATCCTGTATATGAGTTATATTGAAAAACAGCTTCTTGGGTTTGATTGTGCACATGAGCCAAACAGACCGGAGTGGTTCGTATATAAATTAGTATGCTGGTATTATTTAGTATTAGTAGGTTTAGTATATAAATCAAAGACTTGTAGGTGTGAAGCATCTGAGCCATGACCTCTGGAGCCTTCAGACcttttaaacagaaacacagaaatttTAAGCTGTCACCTGTGGTTTTGGCTACTTTTAATGGACATTaatcagtattttctgacattttatagataaaacaaTGTCAGTTAATCAACAAAGTACTGAGCAGATTCATCAGCCCTAATTCTGGTCTTTAGTTACAAAGCAaaacttttataaaaacaagagaaaacttTGTCTTATTATTGTGTTTCTTTAATGAACACATCAAAATGACTATATGGGAAATTtggggaggaagaaaaaaataaaataaaaacaaataaaaataaatgtaataaagatTCAGAGGTAAGTTAAGGAGTCTTGAAAACAAATTGCATCAACAAGAAAAAGCACCATTGATAGCAGTTAAAACATCAGAAACGTGACTGAGTTGAACGTCAGGATCATGTTTCTTGTATTTTCGTCTCTCAGGGTTTTCCGGCGCAGACGGAGGCCTCGCAGCTCTCTGGCTCGCCTGCTGAGCGACGTGACGGAGAGCTGCCAGTCGTGGCTGGGTGAGAAAGTCTTCAGAGGCGTGTTCAGGACGGGGCAGAACCAAAACCAGAACTGGGACCAAGACcaggaacaggaacaggaaAAGGAACAGGGCcgggaccaggaccaggactgGGCAAGGACCAGCCAGGAAGGCCTGGCCCTGTTGGACGACTCATCCTGGTCTGAATTTAACAGCACCGAGCTGGACGACAGCCGCAGCTTCGCCTACGGTTGGTAACGGAGGAGGTTTCAGTTCAGCCGAATTTCACCACAATTAATTCCAAGTTTCCAGAATCCATCTCAACACAATGATCAACAGTTTTCACaaggactatttcttcagtagaaaatATTTCTGATATAAACTGTAGACAGTGTGTTCTGCAGATTATCCAGTAACTGGGAAAGATaatttgctgctgttttaaaaaaatatatatagaaatatcacgtgcaatgctgtgagcaccacaaactaaatttGATCCACCTCCGTCGTGTTGGAGAGAGCCGAAATCTCAGACACAattaaaacccaaactatctgcAAGGAGAAGAAacgtgtttttttaatttaatattttgggtgaactgacggACTTTAACTGTTAATGCTGCTTTTAAGCTGTTCTGCCGGCAGGGATGTGCCAACAGTAACAGTCATTTTAAGACTGGAGAACTCTGGGGCGCCTTCATGACTTAGGGGTTAAGGTGCCGACCATGAACTTCGTACCTGGGACTTTTATGGTCGGTTGTATGTTATTCTCCATTTCTCTCACCTGTCAAAATCACTAATAGTGTAAAGGCATGAAAATGCAGTGGAAAAATCAATATTCCTTCATGAAAGTCAATAACGAGAACTAAGATGATCCATTTTACTGAATCTCTCCTGACCTGAATATCCAGATCGGTGCATTCCTGTTCTTCTGTGTTTCGTCATGTGATTAAAATCGTATGTCACCTGCAGCAGCCAGGGGTTCCCAACCTGCGGGTCGGGCCCCACGAACGAGTCCCAAGATGAATCGTAatggtcacaagatgattaaattgatgagaaagaaaagaaaaaacagattttttaagataatcctttattgatcctccAGAGGGGAAATTTGGGTGTtacaacagcacacagacagatataagtatagataaatagagaaacttaaaacagataaattataagtatataaaaataaaaataagaatagaataaaatagaaaatatagagAAGCTTTTAAATCAAAACTCAAACTCTTTTTTTCAGACCTATGTTTAAATTTAGCTTGAGATACGGGGTACTTtaacctcctcctcttcatctcttcttctacctcacaataaaagccctccGGTGGTTTGGTCTCACgttttttaatgtgaagcagcaacagCGGGTGTCCACTTTGCATTAACATGGACCAACAGATTAACAGGATGATATCAGCGTCGTCGCCGCAACGAAAATatctattttttctctttcagaccACACTGAGATCCCGCCCCCTCCCGACAAAGTGGCCCCGCCCCCAAAGATGCTCATCCAGGAGGAGATTTGTTCTGAGATCTGTCAATCAAAGGAGCGGTTCACCCAGTCACTGGGCGGCCTCTCTGAAGTCCCGCGTCCCTCGCCCTTCTACaccaacagctgctgctgtcaggcCTCACCTGAGCCCACAGGTGAGCTGCAGCaccttttattcattcatttattcatgttttgaaTAGCGTCCGTGGTCGTCTAAATGCTGATTCAGAGGCTTCTCTCGTGTGAAGACAGATGCTGGTGAAATCCCAGATATGACAGAGAATATCTGAGATGTTAGTTTGCTTGTTGCCCGAAGGTTTTACTTTCACAACTGCAGTAATATTTGATTTAATCGGTATCGTGGTCATTCTCtttagctgtttgtttgtatttgtgtttcaggGTTAACGATGAAGGCCCTTCTCCTTTTCATCTTCACCATCTTCATCTTCACCGCTCTATACTCAGGGTAAAactctattttttatttttaatcaattaaaacaGGTAGTCTGTGTAAATATTTTCACTAAACACTCAACTCAAGTTTGGTCGTAGTGTCCTGGCTCAATGTGATAGGCTGAGACACCTGTCACTCAAATACAGCACACCCCTCTTTAAGCTTTAATACcattttgtttctaaaaaaaaatgaagttgTGGGTTTTCCCATTCACTTCAATACAGTTACAGTTTGCTTGGAGCCTTTGAGCATCTAGTGGCCATCAGAGGAACTGCAGCTGAAGAGACACAGCCAGACATGCTGTTTATCACCTGATAATCGATAGATATAAAGTGAT from Siniperca chuatsi isolate FFG_IHB_CAS linkage group LG13, ASM2008510v1, whole genome shotgun sequence includes:
- the tmem71 gene encoding transmembrane protein 71, yielding MALFFSGAVTSSPIKRRLRANHSCQSLDLSLLSPDSSYVCYSSVEGGDPCSCRRSPRLLTNGYYSVTEDSFIWDDHGNVSLTPCKTNVSYKENLVKVFRRRRRPRSSLARLLSDVTESCQSWLGEKVFRGVFRTGQNQNQNWDQDQEQEQEKEQGRDQDQDWARTSQEGLALLDDSSWSEFNSTELDDSRSFAYDHTEIPPPPDKVAPPPKMLIQEEICSEICQSKERFTQSLGGLSEVPRPSPFYTNSCCCQASPEPTGLTMKALLLFIFTIFIFTALYSGCLLWSATVASTVFVMITTFMLLTKSGPMGEWRRAKTEDITSRNE